Proteins encoded by one window of Hylaeus volcanicus isolate JK05 chromosome 7, UHH_iyHylVolc1.0_haploid, whole genome shotgun sequence:
- the LOC128879434 gene encoding cysteine-rich PDZ-binding protein: protein MVCEKCEKKLGKVITPDPWKSGARNTVESGGRKVGENKALSTGKARFNPYTAAFATCRICRQKVHQVGSHYCQSCAYKKAICAMCGKKLMSTKNYKQSAT, encoded by the coding sequence ATGGTTTGCGAGAAGTGCGAGAAGAAGTTGGGAAAAGTTATAACCCCGGACCCTTGGAAAAGCGGAGCGAGGAACACAGTCGAAAGCGGAGGACGTAAAGTTGGAGAGAATAAAGCACTCTCCACGGGAAAGGCTAGATTCAATCCTTACACTGCTGCTTTTGCAACTTGCAGAATATGCAGGCAGAAAGTACATCAAGTAGGATCGCATTATTGCCAGTCATGTGCATACAAAAAAGCTATATGCGCAATGTGcggtaaaaaattaatgagtacaaaaaattacaaacagtCCGCTACCTAG